In Pseudofrankia saprophytica, one genomic interval encodes:
- a CDS encoding cytochrome P450: MPSLDTINVYDPARYESGIPHEDFRVLRAQAPVFHHPDHERPDGLWAVTRHADVTRVSRNPELFSSNRCTANLGEMTEESIAQQRLMMLNMDPPEHNRLRGLVNRGFTPKMVSRMTQHLRDTCERIVDEALAAGSGDFIELCAADLPLIVIAELMGVPVEDRGKLFDWSNRLAAATDGQLDSDGDAAVAVMEAYGYANDLGAAKRACPADDIVSRLVAKDEQGQELSELEFDLFFLLLMFAGNETTRNAIAGGMQAMIDHPDQWERLRADPGLASKAADEIVRWVSPVNGFRRTATQDVELGGQLIRENDKVVMFYASANFDEAVFDDPYTFDIGRSPNPQLGFGGGGPHFCLGRHLAMLEIELMYRTLAARVRRVEPLGPPTRLRSNFVNGVTAMPVRLIPA, from the coding sequence ATGCCGTCGCTGGACACCATCAACGTCTACGACCCCGCCCGCTACGAGAGCGGCATCCCCCACGAGGACTTCCGGGTGCTGCGCGCGCAGGCCCCCGTCTTCCACCATCCCGACCACGAGCGCCCCGACGGCCTCTGGGCGGTCACCCGGCACGCCGACGTCACCCGGGTGTCCCGCAACCCGGAGCTGTTCTCCTCGAACCGGTGCACCGCGAACCTGGGCGAGATGACCGAGGAGAGCATCGCCCAGCAGCGGCTGATGATGCTGAACATGGACCCGCCGGAGCACAACCGGCTGCGCGGCCTGGTCAACCGTGGGTTCACCCCGAAGATGGTGAGCCGGATGACCCAGCACCTGCGGGACACCTGCGAGCGGATCGTCGACGAGGCGCTGGCGGCCGGCTCCGGGGACTTCATCGAGCTGTGTGCCGCCGACCTCCCGCTGATCGTGATCGCCGAGCTGATGGGCGTGCCGGTCGAGGACCGGGGCAAGCTGTTCGACTGGTCCAACCGGCTCGCCGCCGCGACCGACGGGCAGCTGGACAGCGACGGTGACGCCGCGGTCGCCGTCATGGAGGCCTACGGGTACGCCAACGACCTCGGCGCGGCCAAGCGCGCCTGCCCGGCCGACGACATCGTCAGCCGCCTGGTGGCCAAGGACGAGCAGGGCCAGGAGCTGTCCGAGCTGGAGTTCGACCTGTTCTTCCTGCTGCTGATGTTCGCCGGCAACGAGACGACCCGCAACGCGATCGCCGGCGGGATGCAGGCGATGATCGACCATCCCGACCAGTGGGAGCGGCTGCGCGCGGACCCCGGCCTGGCGTCGAAGGCCGCCGACGAGATCGTCCGCTGGGTCAGCCCGGTCAACGGATTCCGCCGCACCGCCACCCAGGACGTCGAGCTCGGCGGCCAGCTCATCCGCGAGAACGACAAGGTCGTCATGTTCTACGCCTCGGCGAACTTCGACGAGGCGGTCTTCGACGACCCGTACACCTTCGACATCGGCCGCAGCCCCAACCCGCAGCTCGGCTTCGGCGGCGGCGGCCCGCACTTCTGCCTCGGCCGCCACCTCGCCATGCTCGAGATCGAGCTGATGTACCGGACGCTCGCCGCCCGGGTGCGCCGCGTCGAGCCGCTCGGGCCGCCGACCCGGCTGCGCTCGAACTTCGTCAACGGCGTCACGGCGATGCCGGTCCGCCTCATCCCGGCCTGA